One segment of Takifugu rubripes chromosome 5, fTakRub1.2, whole genome shotgun sequence DNA contains the following:
- the LOC101069360 gene encoding ADP-ribosylation factor-like protein 4D: MGNQLTEIAPNTPFLPGFQSLHIVVIGLDSAGKTSLLYRLKLQEFVKTIPTKGFNMERIKMSMGNSKTNATAFQVWDVGGQEKLRPLWKSYTRRTDGLVFVVDAAEPERMEEAKVELHRITRLAENQGVPVLVLANKQDLDGALSAAEVEKVLNLHELSSSTMHHAQGCSALDGQGLQAGLEKLYEMILKRKKMHRQSKKKR; this comes from the exons ATGGGGAACCAGTTAACAGAAATTGCTCCCAACACCCCCTTCCTGCCGGGTTTCCAGTCGTTGCACATAGTGGTAATCGGTTTGGACAGTGCTGGGAAAACCTCCCTCCTCTACAgactgaagctgcaggaatTCGTCAAGACGATTCCCACCAAAGGTTTCAATATGGAGCGGATTAAAATGTCCATGGGCAACTCCAAAACCAATGCCACCGCCTTCCAGGTGTGGGACGTTGGTGGTCAAGAAAAGCTCAGGCCGCTCTGGAAGTCTTACACGAGAAGAACCGATGGGCTGGTTTTCGTGGTTGATGCGGCCGAGCCGGAGCGCATGGAGGAGGCCAAGGTGGAGCTCCACCGGATCACTCGGCTGGCGGAGAACCAGGGGGTGCCCGTGCTGGTTTTGGCCAACAAGCAGGACCTGGACGGAGCATTGTCAGCTGCAGAG GTCGAGAAGGTGCTGAATCTTCATgagctcagctcctccaccatgcACCACGCACAGGGGTGCTCAGCTCTGGACGGCCAGGGCCTGCAGGCAGGCCTGGAGAAGCTGTATGAGATGatcctgaagaggaagaagatgcaCCGACAAAGCAAAAAGAAGAGATGA
- the LOC115250058 gene encoding bcl-2-like protein 1: MSNRELVENYLIYKLSQKNYSGTLLRPKGASSGLLVDRESSGTSPSTGTGREAVIAALRSMANKFEQDFIQLAGDLSSYVAMTRNQASFNKVMDDMFRGEINWGTVVGLFVVGGAICVQSVEGDASEPVCHIADWMAAYLDKRINPWIESQGGWDCFAAIYGEEACTKSGRKA; the protein is encoded by the exons ATGTCTAatagagagctggtggagaacTATTTAATCTACAAACTCTCTCAGAAGAACTACTCAGGCACTCTGCTCAGACCAAAGGGTGCTTCAAGCGGTTTGCTGGTCGATAGAGAGAGCAGTGGAACGTCTCCATCCACAGGTACTGGCAGAGAGGCTGTGATCGCAGCTCTTCGGAGCATGGCAAATAAGTTCGAGCAGGACTTTATTCAGCTAGCGGGTGACCTCTCCTCATACGTCGCCATGACTCGGAACCAGGCAAGCTTTAACAAGGTGATGGATGACATGTTCAGGGGTGAAATCAACTGGGGAACAGTTGTGGGTCTTTTTGTCGTGGGCGGCGCCATTTGTGTGCAATCTGTCGAGGGTGACGCAAGTGAACCGGTTTGCCACATTGCAGACTGGATGGCGGCTTACCTGGACAAACGGATTAACCCATGGATCGAGAGTCAAGGAGGATGG GATTGCTTTGCTGCCATTTATGGGGAAGAAGCCTGCACAAAGTCAGGAAGAAAGGCGTAA